The genomic window taaggggatgctcatcaattggggactgGGTGAACAAGCTGTGAATCCTGTTGTGctacaggaaatgatgagcaggatgctcccagaaaaacctggaaagacgttcacgaactgaggcaaagtgaaatgagcagagtcaGGATAAtattttatacagtaacagcaacattgtgtgatgatcaactatgaatgacttactTCTTCTTAGGGATAAAATGatacaattctgaaggacttaggatgaaaaatgctatccatctccagagaacaAACTGACAATCTGAATCCATATTGAAGCATAcgttttccttatttctttatttttcttgtattttctcttttctttcacaacatgactgacatggaaatatgttttgcatgttttgactgcacatgtacaacatgtatcaaattgcttgccttctcaatgtgggggcaggggagagggagagagaaagtttggaactcagaaattaagaaaaaagtgtgttaaaattattttcacatgtaaattggggaaaaataaaatattaaaaaattatttaggaCCTCACAGAGCTCTTgtttatcctgatgaatatctggtcactggattcagaaggctctggaggagaagtgaggctagtgacctgcacagccctcactcactcaaaacaaagtcaactgcaagtcatgtcatcatttctctgatggcatagtcttcttcggtaaggaaggacaaacacaattctgTGAGTacatgcagctggctgaatgggaacccagctagctgggtaactcagctcctcttctcctgtctgcctctcccccctccccccttccttctcctctccaaaggaaggtaaatttggatggccaaaagatgcccagttgacttgggttttactggctagtttcctTTCGTTTCGTTTCCTtacctgtcctgtcctgtcctgtcctttccctAAACCtcaaacctactgcactctgaaggtgggatgccaatgggcccctgccttaaggctcttctggaccctcctagctttagagtgattatcaatagtaactgttgctgtttccctcccaggctgatgtctttctttttcttgacctcattaaaggggccttggctacttcttaaactggcctattcaatgaatgggtgttgcctcatcctaagtgagtacctgcaaagagcATCTGggatcatctccagttatcctgatgaatatctggtcactgtattcagagggctctggagaggtgaagctggtgaccttgtacaggcctccctcactcaaaacaaagtcaagtgcaagtcttgtcatcatttctcagatggcatggtcttcttccacaacaaaTGATGAACACAATATGGTTATTTCTAactgatatttaccatattagaaattaaaatatcttaccATTGTAATGAACATAATTGTGACTTCAAGGACCCCCTAAAAGAGTTTCAGGGGGCCACCAGAGGTCTCCTGATCACACTTGGAGAACCACTGAttgtccaacctccttattttccagatgtaaaaacaggctcagagagactTAGTAAGTTACCCAGGATCCTCCAGGAGGCAAGATGCAGTAGAGTTGGCACTTTAGGCTCAGCAGTTTTTTCCCTACAACCACACTGGAAGTTGGGAACAGGAGCATAACTGGTGAAACGGACCAATTTTAAAATCACTATTTTTACATCTGGctttaaggttaacaaagcactttccatctgatcctcacaacaacccataAGACTCCCTGGGTTGTGTGGTTTGATGTAGACGTAAGGCAACAGAAAGTCAGGGTCTCATTGTGCTAATTATGTAGCAAGAGGATGTAAGAGTGGCATTATCTACAGGTGGCACTCTACTGGAGCCACCAACCCAGCTTTCTCAGTTTCTTGGGCAGGATAGCCAGCCTAAGAACCTGCAATAGCCTGCCTGGCCAGTAGGTGGACTACAGCCTTCAAACACCTGGGCTGCTCAATCCTTtcacccccctccccttcccaggaAAGTTCATGCTATAGCAGGGCTCGGATTTTGTTCAGCAGTTTGGATTAACTTCTCATTGGCTGGTCCAATATTAATCTAGGGAATGAAATGGAAAGTTGCTCCAAATGTTGAAAAACCAAAATCTGACACCTATATCTAGCTCCTAATCCCTACCGGggtttttcttgttgtttagtcatgacccatttggggttttccttggcaaagatactggagtgggttatcatttatttctcatttttgggatgaggaaactgagttaagtgatgtgcccagggtcatacagctacgaagtatctgaggtcagatttgaactcagatctatctCAACTCaggacccagtgctctatccactgagccatctaggttCCCCCCTCTCAACGTATTGCATACTGCACCCATAGATTTAGAGACAACATGTTGTGATCTTATAGCTTATTATTCATAATAGAGTAAACTGAAAAAGAAGCTAGATAACATACTTCTGAATGGTAGCATCCTTTTCCTGACAGTTCCCAAAATGTCTCCCAGTTGTTCTTCCAGATATTTGAATGTGGCTCAGAGAAATCCTGACCACAGTAGCCTGTGGCCcaaaagaaaggaatgagggaAAGGAGAGTCTGAGTCCTGTCTCAGGGATCAGAGATCAGAGATAGGGGAAAATCAGTGAAGACAGTGAGTGAAATCAGCCCAATGGGATTCATAATAACTGATAGTTTCTGCTCCTCTGGATCTTTTCTCTCGTTATGGCTTCCAGCTCTTTTCTCTGCTTCTGATCAGGAGGTTTTCAGATGTACTGGCCTACAGTCACTTTAGTTTCTTGACATTGTGCCTGCTGCCTGGTACTTGTTGTGGTCTGCACCTATTTGCCCTCTCCCCTCTCACTCATGGAAGCCTGCAACGATAAGGTCAggggaaggaagataggaagtaAACCCCACAGTGTGCatatcactatatatatatgtcctcATGCAATCCTATGTCTTTCTATTCTAGAACATAGCCAATGCAGAACACTGCCCTGACCTCTGTGGCAGCCTCAATTCTGATAGTGTGTTTCACAAATGCTGTTTTGTTTCTCTCCCTTTGTAAAAAATTCTTGGACTGCAGAGTCTCCACAGAGGTAAGAAACAGTGCAAAAGCATTGGGGACATAAAAGTTAAATGTGTTCTTGCTCATTTGGTCAGAGGGAAGAGTTTCTGATAGTGGCCTTTTCCAGGCCAGGACATGGGAGGATCTGGGGCCATAGTGGAGTTTCAAGAATTCTTGCAGAAATAATCATAAGCTTCCCTATATATTGCAAGAGAGAAGTGCAGGGATAGTGTTCCTGAACCCCAATTTTTTAGGCAGTATGATCTTTTAATCTAGCTTTCTAGTTGACAAGGGAGATTTCTTGAGTATCACCAGTCTTGGAAGTTGCCTCCAAAGTATTCCCAGATTCAAGAACTGCAAAGCAGATCCTctagaaagaaaaaggattttGCAGAAAGGGATCTTGTGGGAGAAAGAACAGAAACATCTACATGGCCCTATATACAGAGAGCTGCTAGTATAGAAGACCTATATGTTATTGCCCATTTTAATACCAAGTTTTGGAAATATTTTGGGAATATTTCTCTTAGTGAGAAAGGAATTGTCTGCCCAGAAATCGCAAAGTGTGTTTGCCTTCCAGAAAGAGTCCAAATCAAAGGGTGGTACTATATGTACGAAAGGGACTGCTTAACTCTCTGGAATTCTTTGGACTGCCTGATGGTAGCAAGTTCATTTTCCTTTGGAAGAGCTTCTAGGCTACTATGAATACTAACTGCATTTTCTATGTCTATTTACAGACTCCTGTGagacttttgtatttctttggaaTAAAATACTGTCTTGTATCAGACATGCATTTATTACCTCGAATGTTTATATCATACCTAGGGAATTTATCTGCATCTGTGGAAATCTAGACATATGTTATATTTAAGCTACATATGGTGACTCAGAGAAAATCTGGAGAGGGGTATAGGAGCCAAAAGAGAAAATTGCTTTTAGGGGCCAGACTCTAAGATTAGACCTGGTCTTTGTGAGCCTGAAACTTGGAGATCCCCAAGTCATGGGTTACAAAATCATGCTGTCATCCTTCTCTTCTTGTGTCAGGGGTTATCCTCAGTCATCCTCCTCTTCTGGGGTCAAGATAACTTCTGGACTAGGAGTGATCTTAGGGTCAGAGCCCCAGTTCTGGGAAGGATAATCATAGACACTTAAAATGTTAGAGCCATAAGGAACTGTTGAGATAATCAGGGCTTATCTCCCTATCTCacctgtgaggaaactgaggcctctcAGAAACTgaggaacttgcccaagatcacagatttagtaTCAGAGCTGGTACCAGAACGTTGACTTCCTGTTCAGTGCTCCTTCTAAGTCACATTGCTGTCAAGATTTAGGGTTCAgaacaaatgagagaataagGTCAGGAGCCTATTAGGGAAGTCACACAGACTTGAGGGAAAACAGGCTGTTGTACATGGCAGCAAGGGTAGACTGAAAAGTCCTTATAGTAGTTGGTAATTTGTGTAGCACAAGGCAGTTTATAAAGGCCTTTACATACCCTAACTCATTAAAGCCTTTCCACAGCTCTGAGACACTACAATGAGCAGTGTTTGTTGcagaagaacaccatgccatcagagaaatgatgacatgacttacacttgactttattttgagtgagggagggctgtgcaggtcaccagcctcactcctcctccagagccattaaAGCCTTACCACACCCTCTGAGGCACTACAATGAGCAGTAGTCATTgattagaagagaaaaatgaaccccaggtttaggtgacttgcttgtggtcagacacatagtaaatgtcagaggtggggttTGAATCCCTATTATCTGACTCTGTCCATCTCAAGGTtgagcaagcaaaaaaaaaaaaatctatcttaggATGAGGAGGAGAGTAGGAGAGCAGAACTGGAGAGGAGCCACAGCAACCATCTCCATACCATCTCTAAAATTCCAGGTTTGGTAAACACTTCCATCCCTGTGTTCTTCAGGAAAAGATGGTCCTTGCTAGGCCCTTATATCTGCTCTTGAGAAAATGTCTTtgatatacattatctcatctgaacccAACCACAGCCCTGTGAAATTAAGATAGAtaatgttatcttcattttatagatgggaaaacaggctcagagagggtaAGACTGTTGGAGATACCCCCAAGCATCCTTTGGCCTAATGCCAAACAGAATTACTGAACTTTGAGGTTCACAGATACAAACAAAGGCACACTTGCTCTGGGTTAGAGGCACACAATGGAAACACACTTTCACACACTGGCTTCAGCAATATCCTTTTATTTGAACCCTTTAGTAGGTGATGGGTAGGGTTTGAGGGGACAAGGACTTTCCCAAGGAGAGACAGCCCCTGGGTCTGCTGTGTCTGGATGGTTAACAACTGTTAACAGGTGGGGTAAACATCCCAATGTAGGCCAATAGCATCGATAAGAGAGCCAGCACGGCCGCTAATGAATCGAAGAACAGTGTTGGGGTACAGTGGGGCAGCATTGAAGCTGGTGCCTGTGTCCTTGCCAAAAGGCAGGTAGCGGCCCTTGTCTGTCACAAATACCAACTTCCGAAGGTATTTCTTATATTTGCCTGACACTTGGATGATTGACTCCCCTGGATGCAGGAAAATCTCCTCCAGGTCACCTTGGGAACCCCCAACATAGTCGCTCCACTCCTTGCCATATCGGACCTGGAGTCTGGGGTGGGATaggcagaaggaagaaaaggtttgggggggagacaagaaaaaagggtggggggagataAGGTTGATTTTGAACATGTTCTGTGAGACTTGCAGAAGAAAATATAGGTATGGATTCCAGAAGAAAGGATAAGGAATGGAGATGATGGATTCTGGAGTCATTTATACAGAGGTGGTATTGAAACTATCACAGCAGTTAAGATTTCTGAGGAGAGATGAAGGCCAAGCACAGACacttgaggaaaatgaaggaaaagaggatgagGAGTCAGAGAAGGAGCATctagagaagtaggaggaaaaccaggagagtagGATGTCTGTGAACCTGATGGGGACAAAGCATCTGAGAGGAGAGGAGGGT from Notamacropus eugenii isolate mMacEug1 chromosome 1, mMacEug1.pri_v2, whole genome shotgun sequence includes these protein-coding regions:
- the ZG16 gene encoding zymogen granule membrane protein 16; protein product: MQRLDNMLMTTVMLALTLLALFCVSAESVQPRSSSYNGEYGGGGGERFSHSGNQLDGPITALRIRVSRYYIVGLQVRYGKEWSDYVGGSQGDLEEIFLHPGESIIQVSGKYKKYLRKLVFVTDKGRYLPFGKDTGTSFNAAPLYPNTVLRFISGRAGSLIDAIGLHWDVYPTC